From a single Solanum dulcamara chromosome 4, daSolDulc1.2, whole genome shotgun sequence genomic region:
- the LOC129884529 gene encoding uncharacterized protein LOC129884529, with translation MHRTASGITKFSQRLQLIRFQKVYQIKRRMNTFSMLKENINDKTETWRNEEEEEEEDEIKKGEWWVPHPRTGIYFPIGQERVMNDIPNGAASLPQNYWLRSEDGVEKPDPDFPIAYKHH, from the exons ATGCATAGGACTGCGTCTGGAATCACTAAGTTTTCACAGAGATTACAACTAATTAG GTTTCAAAAAGTATACCAAATTAAACGCAGGATGAACACGTTTTCAATGTTGAAGGAAAATATCAACGATAAAACTGAAACATGGAGGAacgaggaggaggaagaagaggaggatgAGATAAAGAAAGGGGAGTGGTGGGTGCCACATCCTCGTACAGGAATATATTTTCCAATAGGGCAAGAAAGAGTTATGAATGACATACCAAATGGTGCAGCCTCTCTTCCCCAGAATTATTGGTTAAGGAGTGAAGATGGTGTTGAAAAACCCGACCCGGATTTTCCCATTGCCTATAAACATCACTAA